GACCAGGCCAAAAAGGCTGACCACTCCGAACATGATGCCTGTGGCGATTACCGATTTGGTCGCTCCCCAGACGATTTCTCCGGTGATGACTTCCTCCATGGAAAGGGGGGTAGCCATCATGGCATCGAATGTCTTCTGATAATACATCCTCACGAAGGAGGCGTAAGTATTTTCAAAAAAAGCGTTGTACATGATCGTGACCGCCAGCAAGGACGGAGCGATAAATCGGATATAGGACAGTGCATACCCCTCAAATGAAATCTTTTCTATAAAAGAGCTCAGACCAAATCCAAAGGCCAGTAGATAGAAAACAGGCTCGAAGAGGGGCGGAAGGAAATTGATCAGCCAGATCTTCCTGTAAACGATCAAGTTGCGATTCCAAACCCGCATGAAGCGGCGAGATATGTTGAATGGCATCGACACCTTCATTCACGAAGCTCCCTTCCCGTTAATCTCAAGAAAACGTCCTCCAAGGTTGCCATTCTCTGAATGCACTTTTCCTTGCAGTATCGATTGCCGATTTTTTCAAAAATCCGATCATCCGGTTGACCATAAATGATCAAGCGATGCTCGAGATCATCGTGCATGAGATGTTGGGATTGTATGAAGGTGCGCAGTTCCTGAGAGGGTTCCGTGATTTCTACCACATCCCGTCCGGCATATTCTCGAATCAATTGAGAAGGTTTACCCTGAACAAGGATTTTTCCGTGATCCATGATGATGAGGCGGTCGCAGAGGCGTGAAGCTTCATCCATGTTATGGGTGGTGAGTAGAATGGAAAGCCCCTTCGACCTGAGTTCCTCCAATCGTTCCCACACCTGGTGGCGGGATTGTGGATCCAGGGCTGTTGTAGGTTCATCGAGTATGAGGAGTTCCGGGTCGTTGATGAGTGCTCTGGCGAGAATAAGGCGACGCAGCATGCCTCCGGAAAGACTGGTGACCGTATCGTCTTTTCGGTGGTTGAGGGCCATGTATTCAAGGAGTTGCAGAGCCTTCTCTTTGGCGGTCTTCCTCGGTATATCAAAATAACGGGCGAAGACCTCCAGGTTCTGTAAAACGGTCAAATCCGGGTCCGGATTGTTTTCCTGCTGGCATACTCCGATACTGAAGCGGATGGCTCGCCATTGAGTCCGCATGTTCAGTCCGAATATATGGAGACTTCCTCCAGTCAAGGGTGAAAAACCATAAATCATGCGAACGGTGGATGTCTTCCCTGCGCCGTTGGGTCCAAGCAATCCAAGACATTCCCCATGCACGAGGTGAAAAGAAATGTCGTCCACCGCTACAAAATCACCAAAACTTTTCCTGAGATTGCGGGCCTCGATAATGTATCTGGGCGATCCTCCCATAGAATCCTTGTCCTGACGGGTGCCATCCATTCATAGGCTGTCCGGCGCCCATACCAAAAAGTTTCCATTCGGTTTTTCAATATCCTGGAAACGAGGATGAGCGCCACCAAAGCCTTTTGCCAAGCAGGCATGGAAGTGATGTTTTAAAGATCCTTTTTCCAGATCGAAATTGATTGTGCGAACGGAAGTAATATATTGCCTGCAGTCGTAATCTGGCAAATCTATTTTTCAGGCTTTAATTCTGAGATGTTTGTAGAGGGAAAACGGCTTCATAGCTACAGTGGCGCTCTTTAACCAGAGAGGTTTTTATTCGGAAACGACTTCCTAAAAAAAACCCGGCTCAAGCCACCTCACTCCGCCTGACCCGGGTTCGAAGGCAAATTTATATATACAGTTATTTTTTGCTCTCCTCACAGGGAACACAATATCCCCTTTCGTCGATGCATTCTTCACAATAAGACCGGTGGCACATGCGGCATTCAGCCACAGCCGATTCCCGGTCAAAATTCTCTCCGCAAGCCGAACAACTGAATTTTTCCTCTGCCATTGTGTTTCACCTCGTTGGAGAACCCGGTGGAGTTCTACATTTTTACTGTATGGTATCTCTTGATACATCATGAAAGCCCAAAGCCCATCGAACCCAGCTCTTTAATGGTTGTCTTGGCTTCCTCGACTGTTTTACCAAGCTTCCAAGGGCCCATGAAACATTCCAACTGCATTTTCCATCCTTCATCATCGTGAAAAACATCGGCCTCAGTACA
This region of Desulforhabdus amnigena genomic DNA includes:
- a CDS encoding ABC transporter permease; the encoded protein is MPFNISRRFMRVWNRNLIVYRKIWLINFLPPLFEPVFYLLAFGFGLSSFIEKISFEGYALSYIRFIAPSLLAVTIMYNAFFENTYASFVRMYYQKTFDAMMATPLSMEEVITGEIVWGATKSVIATGIMFGVVSLFGLVQFPYGLLILPLAFLGGLAFGSIGMLFTGIVPSIDTYNLPIFLFITPMFLFSGTFFPLENLPYWAQKMAIIFPLTHLVRLTRYFSLGMVKMDLLWDVAYLAIFSMICFPLAVAAMYRRLIH
- a CDS encoding ABC transporter ATP-binding protein, which encodes MDGTRQDKDSMGGSPRYIIEARNLRKSFGDFVAVDDISFHLVHGECLGLLGPNGAGKTSTVRMIYGFSPLTGGSLHIFGLNMRTQWRAIRFSIGVCQQENNPDPDLTVLQNLEVFARYFDIPRKTAKEKALQLLEYMALNHRKDDTVTSLSGGMLRRLILARALINDPELLILDEPTTALDPQSRHQVWERLEELRSKGLSILLTTHNMDEASRLCDRLIIMDHGKILVQGKPSQLIREYAGRDVVEITEPSQELRTFIQSQHLMHDDLEHRLIIYGQPDDRIFEKIGNRYCKEKCIQRMATLEDVFLRLTGRELRE